AATACTCTCATCATATTTTGCTTCTATTTCGCTTATTTCCTGTAAAATTTTTTGCCTTTTGTCATCAGACAGATAGGACTTTCTAGAAAACACCTGCGTATTAATTACAATTCCTTCCATGCCAGAAGGAACTTCAAGCGATTCATTTTTAACATCTTCACCTGCACGTCCAAAGATAGCATGCAATAACTTTTCTTCGGGAGACAATTCACTCCTGCTCTTTGGAGCAATCTTGCCAACCAATATGTCTCCAGGCTTTACCTTTGTTCCAATTCGTATTACACCATTTTCATCAAGATTACTTAACGCTTTTTCAGAAACATTGGGAATGTCACGAGTAAATTCCTCCCTTCCCAATTTTGTCTCACGAATTTCCACCTCAAACTCATCTCTATGTATGGAAGTAAATCTGTCATCCTTAAGTAACGCCTCGCTAATCACTATAGCATCTTCAAAATTGTATCCATCCCAGGTCATAAAGGCCACCAATACATTTTTGCCTAAACTTAACTCGCCCCTGCAAGTGGCGGCTCCATCAGCAATCACCTCTCCCCTTTTTACCTTTTGGCCTTCTGCAACAATGGGTTTTTGATTCAAACATGTACCTTCATTTAATCCCACAAATTTTCTCAGGTTATAGATATCCCTATCATCGATGACAATTTCATCGGCTGTTACTTTTGTTACAATCCCAGCATTCATCGCCTGGATCGTCATACTTGAATTTTGTGCAACAAATCGTTCCATACCAGTAGCTATTATTGGTGGCTCTGTTTTTAATAGTGGAACTGCCTGCCTTTGCATATTAGAACCCATCAGTGCCCTATTCGCATCGCTATGCTCAAGGAAAGGTATCAGGCTGGCTGATACTCCTACCAATTGTTTAGGAGAAACATCCATGTAATTTACATCTTTAAAATTCGCCTGATGAAAATCACCATTATATCTGCATAATACACTCTCCTTTTCTACTTTCTCCTTACCACTCATTAACACATCCGCTGGAGCTATTAATTTATTTTCTTCTTCGTCTGCACGAAGATACGTTATTTTATCAGCAATCTTTCCTTTATCAATTATACGATACGGGGTAATCAAAAAACCATATTCATCCGTTGTTGCATAAATGCTCAGGGATGCAATTAAACCTATATTAGTACCTTCAGGCGTCTCGATTGGACAAACCCTACCGTAGTGAGATACATGAACATCTCTCACTTCGAAACCTGCTCTCTTTCTGTTTAATCCGCCAGGCCCTAATGCACTTAACCTTCTTTCGTGGGTTAACTGCGCCAGAGGATTTGTCTGATCCAATACTTGGGACAGTTCACTCCGGCTAAAGAAATAGTCTATCGCTGAAAAGATAGCTTTAGAATTCACAAGGGAACGTGGTGTTAATTGTTCGGAATCTTTTACACTTAGTCTTTCCTGCACAGTTCGCCTTAGTTTTAAAAAACCCTTTCGTAACTCTTCCCCTGCCAGCTCATCAATGGTTCGAAGCCTTCGATTCCCCAAATTATCAATATCGTCTACAGATGCCCCAGCCTCACCTTTGCGTAATTTCATTATATACCGTATGGCCTCTACATAGTCTTCCTTTTGCAGCGTCATCTCGGTTTCATTAATATTGTGCCCCAGCTTCCTGTTCAGCCTAAATCTTCCCACCAACCCCAATCTATATCGCTTTATATCGAAGAACTTATCATAAAATAGCTGCCTCGCTTTTTCTACCTGCTGCGGATTTCCTGGACGAAACCGTGCATAAATTTTTAACAGGGCATCTTCATGGGATTTCGTAAAATCAGATTCCAACGAATTCAATATCAATGGATCTTCCATCTTCTTAATTACTTCAATCTTCTTGATTTCCAAATCCGTAATTGTCTTTATCAGTGTATCGGAAATCTGGCGACCCGCCTCAAGAACAATTTCTCCCGTTTGAGGATTCACGATCTTGTCAACAGTATACCTGCCTCTTAATTTTGTAGCCGAGGCAAAATCTGTTATTTTTACTACTTCCGTTTCATAGAAGAGCCTGATAATATCTTCATCATTCGTATATTCCTCTGACAAAGCCCTCAGGAAACAGGTAGCCGGCAACTTTCCGCTCTGATCGATTTTTACCGTAAGACTATCCTTTTTTCCTACTTCCAATTCGATCCAACTCCCTCTCTCTGGGATAATTCTGCACGAATGCAACCTTTTTTCAGCATGAAATTCCTCGATAAAGTCTATCCCCGGCGAGCGGTGCAACTGAGTGACAATCACCCTCTCAGTCCCATTAATAATGAATTCGCCGCCACCTATCATAACCGGTATCTCGCCCAAGTATACTTCTTCCTCAATGGGTTCGGCTCTATTCAATCTCAGCCAAATCCGAAACGGGCAACCATATGTTAACCGTAATTGTCTGCACTCATCTTGCGTATATCGTGGTTTCCCAAGATCGTATTTGATATAGTCCAAAGACATCGTTCCATCATAGTTACTTATTGGGAATATCTCTCTCAATATCGCTTCGATTCCATGATTCTTTCTTTTAGAGGCAGGCACATCCGCTTGCAAAAAATCACCATACGCCTTTGTCTGAATCTGAACAAGATTTTGGATCTCTATCACCTCTTCAATTTTGCCATAATTACGGATTTCCATAATATCCCCGTGTTTTTAAGTTAGAAAATACAAATTATTATTTAATTTCTACCTTAGCGCCTGCATCCTCAAGCGATTTCCTAATCTTCTCTGCTTCCTCTTTCGAAACCCCCTCTTTAACCGTCTTAGGAGCACCTTCAACAAGGTCCTTGGCCTCCTTTAAACCCAGATTCGTTTCAGCGCGAACAGCCTTAATCACCTGGATTTTGTTTGCACCCCCATCCTTCAGAATAACATCAAATGCGGTCTTTTCCTCTGCAACTGCCGCTTTACCTTCTGCTGCAACGGCTGCTACCCCAACCGGCATGGATGCAACTGCTGCCGCAGAGACACCAAATTTCTGTTCAAACGCCTTAACGAGTTGTGAGGCTTCCAGCAATGTCATTCCCGCCACCAAATCCAGCACTTGAGCAATTTTGCCGGAAGGCTCAACTGTCTTTTCTTCACCTACCTGAGTCATTTTAATCCTCCTACCTTTCAGGAATCCTGCAAAAACTATTCACCACTTTTTTCTTTTTTATCTTTAACTGCCTGGAATACCGTTACCAGGCTACGCAAAACAGCATTAAAAGCACTTGCAACCCCTACGATGGGTGCATTGATACCTGTTATTACCTGTGTGCGAAGTACCGGCATACTTGGAAGCATTGCCAGATTATTTATATCATCAACAGAAACTGTCGCCCCTTCAACAAATCCACCACGCAAACTCAAAAAAGGTATTTTTTTCGACCACTCCAGGGTTTCTTTTGCCATGATTACCGGATCTTCCCCACCGGTTATTACCGCTGAAGGACCACGGAGCATGTCAATAATCTCCGTAACTTTTAGCTCTTTAAATGCAATCGCTGCAAGTGAATTTTTAACTATTTCCAGGCAAATCTTCTTTTTTCGCAAATCTTTTCGCAACCGATCGAATTCTAATGCTTTTATCCCCTGATAGTTCACTACCAAATAATTGTTTGTATTGCGGTAGTTGGAAACCAATCCCTTTACAACAAGTTCTTTTAATTCATTTGCCATTGCTTTATTTCATTCCCTTCGCATTTGTTTCTAACCCTAAATCTGTACCATTATTCCAGGGCTCATTGTTGAAGATACTGAAACCTTTTCCAAAAACACCCCTTTTGCTGAGGCCGGACGTGAGTTGATAATATGCTTAATAAACGTATTTATATTATCCTCTAAATCTTTTTCTGAAAACGAAACCTTCCCAACTATGGTATGGACGTTTCCTCCCGCATCAGTTCTGTACTCAATTTTACCTGCCTTAAACTCCTTTACAGCCGTTTCAATGTTATCTGTCACCGTCCCCGACTTAGGCGAAGGCATCTTACCCTGCGGCCCTAGAACCCTACCAAGTTTACCTACCAACCTCATCATATCAGAAGCTGCAATTGCAACATCAAAATCAGCCCATCCGCCCTCAACCTTTTTTACTAATTCTTCAGCCCCAACCTCATCCGCACCTGCTTTTTTTGCTATTGCAGCCTTTTCACCGGCAGCAAAAACAATTACTTTAAGACTTTTACCAATACCATTGGGCAACGAAACAGACCCTCTGACAAGTTGATCCGATTGCTTCGGGTCAATACCCAGTTTCATTGCAACCTCAACGCTTTCGTCAAATTTCGCCGATTTAAAAGACTTAAGCAACTTAACGGCTTCTTTTAAATCGTACTTTTTCCCTGAATCTACAATATTCCAGGACTCTAAATATCTCTTGCTTCTTTTTGCCATCTGCATACTTTCCTTTCAAACAGCCAAAACATGCACTTTTATGGAAATTAGTCTACCACCTTAATTCCCATATTGCGGGCAGTTCCTTCTACTACTTTTATAGCAGCATCCAAATTATCAGCATTCAAATCAGCCAGTTTTTTACTTGCAATTTCTTTTAATTGTTGCATAGTTACCTGCCCCACCTTTTGCTTGTTTGGCTCAGAAGAGCCTTTCGCAATGCCAGCCAGTTGCTTTAACAACACTGAGGCAGGGGGAGATTTTAAAACAAATGTAAATGTTTTATCCTTAAAAACCGTAATCTCTACCGGTGTCAAAACACCTTGTAAATCTTTTGTCTTGTCATTAAATTGCTTTACGAATTGCCCTATATTTACTCCATGCTGACCAAGAGCTGGTCCTACTGGTGGTGCTGGGGTAGCCTGCCCTCCCGGACATTGTAGTTTAATCTTTGCCAAGATCTCTTTTGCCATCTTATACTCCTACTATCAAATTGCCTCAACCTGCCAATATTCCAACTCAACCGGAGTTGCCCTGCCAAACACCGTAAGCATTATTTTTACACGACCGCTGGCTGGTAACACTTCTTCAACAATCCCGTCGTAATTTTCAAATGGCCCTTCCTTAACTCTTACCTTCTCACCTTCTCTGAATTCAATCTTTGCCCGGGGTTTTTCTTCTTTATGCTCAACGTCAGACAACAGCTTCTCCACTTCGTAGCTCGCCATAGGCACCGGCTTGTTCTGCCCACCAATAAAATCGCCGGCACCAGGTGTTTCGCGGATCAGAAACCAAACTTCCTTCGGTATCTGGCCATGCTCATCTACCTCGACCTCGGCCATTATATAACCCGGATATATTTTTCTTTCTGTTATCCTTTTCTTACCACCCTTAATTTCCGAAACCTTCTCACTGGGAACCAAAACATTCGTGATTAACCCTTCTAAGCCACGCGCCTTAATGAGCTCTATCAAACTATCCCTTACTTTGTCCTCTTTATTGCTCTGAACGCGTAAAACAAACCATTGCTTAGACATTTTAATATTTAAACCTATAGAAAAAAACCACAAAAAGCACCCTATAACCACTGCAAGACAAAGATTAATCTGCGTTATTTAATCACGAGGAAGGAATCAAAAGAATTGACAGTCTGAGGAGCATCCAAAACTCATCATCATTGCCACACTGGGACGTAATACCCATCCTTTCACCCAAGCCACCGACATACATTACATTAAAGCACGCCAATGTACTCCATTACCACAGACACAAACCAATCAACACCCAATATAAACATTCCTATTACAATAACTGACACGATAACAACCGCCGTAGAACCAACCAACTCATATCTTGTTGGCCATGAAACTTTTTGAAGTTCACCCTGAGTATCAATGAGAAATTCAACCGTCTTTTTACCGCTATTATCTAAAGGCCTAATTCCCGTCTCAAAACCTACGACAAAAATACCAATTAAAAAACCCAAAAAAACAAAAAGCAAAAAGGCACACACTAGCCCCCAAGACAAACTAATGTCAATTAACGGAATCCTCGCACTTCCGGCAACATTTGGCAAGTCTATCAAAACATTATACAGCGAGACAGAAGCAAACAACGCAAGGATGCCTAATGCAATTCCTACGGCAATTCTGCTATATACCCCAAACCCTTTTCTATAAACCCCAAAAAACGACATCTTGTAATCTCTTTATATATGGCAGGTCTGGAGGGACTCGAACCCCCAACGGCCGGATTTGGAGTCCGGTGCTCTACCAATTAGAGCTACAGACCTTTATTTTAATGCGAAAACAATTTAATCAACATAAAGCAAAAATCTACTTCTTGTATTCTTTGTGATCTGTGTGCTTCCTGCAATACCTGCAAAACTTCTTCAGCTCCAACTTTTCTGTTTGTTGTGTCTTTTTAGGCGTTCTATAATTCCTACTAGAACATATTTTACACACCATAGTCACATATTCACGCATCGCATATTCCTGAGTTTTTATTCAATAATTTTTGTAACGACGCCGGCGCCGACAGTCTTTCCACCCTCCCGGATAGCAAACCTCAACCCCTCATCCATCGCTATCGGTGTCAGCAACTCCACATTTACCTTCACATTATCACCAGGCATCACCATCTCTGCACCACCCGTCAAGCTTACCACCCCCGTCACATCCGTCGTCCTGAAATAGAACTGCGGCCTATACCCATTAAAAAATGGTGTATGCCTGCCACCCTCTTCCTTCGTCAATATATATGCCTCTGCCTCATACTTCCTATGCGGAGTTATACTCCCCGGTTTCGCCAACACCTGACCCCTCTCCAAATCATCCTTCTCTATACCTCTCAGCAACACCCCAAGGTTGTCTCCCGCCTGCCCCTCATCCAACGTCTTATTAAACATCTCCACCCCTGTCACTACAGACTTCTTAATCTCCGGCCTTATCCCTACGATATCCACCTCATCGCCAACCTTCACCTTACCCCTCTCCACCCTCCCAGTTCCCACTGTACCCCGTCCTTTGATACTAAACACATCTTCCACCGACATCAAAAACGGCTTATCTATCTCTCTTACTGGGTCGGGAATATATGCATCCACTGCCTCCATCAACTTCAACACAGGTCCGCAATTCGCGCACGTCGCCGCCCCACACCCGCACTCATTCGCCTTGAGCGCCGACCCCCTGATCACCGGTATCTCATCCCCGGGGAAATTGTACTTACTCAACAACTCGCGAACCTCCATCTCCACCAAATCCAACAACTCCTTATCCTCGAGCATATCCACCTTGTTCATAAACACCACAATCCTCGGCACCCCAACCTGCCTCGCCAGCAATATATGCTCCCGCGTCTGCGGCATTGGCCCATCCGGCGCACTCACCACCAGTATCGCACCATCCATCTGCGCCGCTCCGGTTATCATATTCTTCACGTAATCCGCATGCCCAGGACAATCAACATGCGCATAATGCCTCTTTTGCGTCTCGTACTCCACATGTGATATCGCTATTGTTATACCCCTCTCCCTCTCCTCCGGCGCCTTGTCTATCGAATCATACGCCCTCTCCTTGGCCAACCCCTGCTTCGCCAATACATGTGTTATCACTGACGTCAACGTCGTCTTCCCGTGATCCACATGCCCTATCGTCCCCACATTCACATGCGGCTTCGTCCGCTTAAATACTTCTTTACCCATAGACTCCCCTTCCCTAATTAATTCCCAGCCCTATATACCCTATATATTAGTTTTATATTTTATTTTATATGGAGCTGCTGATGGGATTTGAACCCATGGCCTCGTCCTTACCAAGGACGTGCTCCACCACTGAGCTACAGCAGCAAGTACAAGGTAATATGAATCTAACAACCTACCTCAGCACTTCAGTTGCCACCCCTCGCTATACAAATGCAGAAGTCATGTATATTACCATGAAAAAAAATAAATGTCAAACACAAAGTACATTTTTATTTTATTTTTAAGCAGATCAAGCGGGCGATGGGAATCGAACCCACATGACTAGCTTGGAAGGCTAGGGCTCTACCATTGAGCTACGCCCGCAGAAATCAACTTCAATTCCACTAAAAACTGGTGGGTGGAGGAGGATTCGAACCTCCGAAGGCTATGCCAACAGATTTACAGTCTGTCCCCTTTGGCCACTCGGGAATCCACCCTATCTAATTATTCTGTTTCTTAAGCTTTGTCCCTGCAACACATTCTGGAGCTAGCGGTGGGACTCGAACCCACAACCTGCGGTTTACAAAACCGCTGCTCCGCCATTGAGCTACGCTAGCTCAGAAAAAGGATTATGATATCAAAACACACAAATTATTCAAGTAAAATTTACAACTACCTTCAAAAACACGAAAGATACCCTTCGAAATTACGTTTCACCTCGTCAATACTATCCTCTCCAAATTTTTCCAAAAATGCTCTGGCAATTTCAAAGGCGATCATAGATTCACAAACAACAGAAGCAGCTGGAACCGCACAAACGTCCGATCTTTCATAGGTAGCCGTGATTGGCTCCTTTGTCAACAAATCCACAGATCTTAATGGCTTTTTCAATGTCGGAATAGGTTTCATATACGCCCTCGCTATAATCGGTTCCCCATTACTTAGACCACCTTCTATTCCTCCGGCATTGTTTGTCATCCTTTTAAATCCACCTGTTAACGACTTACCCTGTTTTGGCTTTTCATAAAAAATCTCGTCATGCACCTCCGAACCAAATCTGTCGGCTGCAGTACAACCCAAACCTAATTCGACACCCTTGATTGCCTGAACAGACATCAAGGCACAGGCAATCCTTGCGTCCACCCTTAAATCCCATTGCGTATGGTTTCCCAATCCCACAGGCAATCCATACGCAACAACTTCAATAACACCCCCGAGTGAATCCCCTTTTTCTGCCGTTTCTTTAATCTTTTCAATAATTCTTTCCTCAATATCCTGATCGATACAGTATATGGGGCTTTTTTCACGAATTTTTTGTGCGACGTCTATGTCTTTAAGGAGTTTATCTGAATTAATACCCCCGATCCCTTTTACGTAACCAAATACACCGATTCCAAAAAGAGAGAGTAAAATCTTTGCCACAGCACCAACTGCCACCCTGGCAGCAGTCTCTCTTGCACTTGCCCGTTCCAGAATGTTCCGCGCATCTTTTTGGTTATATTTTAGAACACCAGCCAGGTCTGCATGGCCTGGCCTGGGACGAGTAACGGCAGGCAACTCATCAATTTTATAATCACTGTTTTTGATCATTAAACAAATGGGACTACCTAAGGTTATATTTTTCCTAATCCCTGAAAGAATTTCCACGCGGTCTTCCTCAATCTGCATCCTCCCACCCCTGCCTAATCCACCTTGTCTACGCTTCATTTCCTTGTTGATAACTGCTTCGTCAATAAACACCCCCGCCGGAAACCCTTCAATCATCGCGACAAGACATTTCCCGTGAGATTCTCCTGCAGTTTTAAAATATAACATTCCATGTCTCCAAAAATGGCAAATTTATTATTTCATTGCCTAAAAATTTATATATGCTAGAATTCGGGAATTATATATTTAACAATTCAAAATAACAATGCAAAATCTGTCCGATGTATAATCTTTTCATTAGTCTGCGCTATCTGCGTAAGAGAAAGATATCTTTTTTTGCAGTTGCTGGAGTTGCCGTTGGAGTAATGACCTTGATCGTTGTACTTTCCGTAATGAATGGATTTGATCAGGAACTCCGAAGCAGGATTCGAGGTACACTGGCGCATATTATTATTTTAAAAGGCGGCATGTACGGACTCGAAGATTATAAACAAGTCATCGAAAAAGTGAAAACCTTTGAGCATGTAGCAGCCTGTGCACCCTATGTAGAGGGTCCGGCACTTATCAAATTGAGAAATAGAAAGGAATTCGTCTACTTCAAAGGAATTGATCCTGATGCAGAAGCAAGCGTGGGTGATTTTAAGTCATATATTAGCCCGTTCGGAAATCAACCCGAAGATTTACTAAAAACCCACGGAGAAAAAAATACCGCCAGCACATTTGGTGGTTCAGAATTATTCAGGATCGGTCCTGGTGAACCTGAAAAAGACCCGGGGAGTTTCATCCAAAATGGCGAACAAATCGTGCTGGTCACACTGAAAGAATGGGATAAAATTAGTGTGAAGGCATTCATTGTTACGGGAAAATTCAAATCGGGAATGTACGATTTTGATAAAAACTATGTATACATCCCTCTTTCAGTGGCACAGGAGTTAACTGGTTCAAAGGAAAAAGATGCCGTTACCGGGATAAGCGTAAAATTAGATGATTACCGTTACGCCAATCAGGTACGAGACAAACTACAGGCTGCACTGGGCTTTGAATATTATGTACAAACATGGGAAGATGCAAGAAGAACTTTTTTGACAGCCGTAATGATGGAAAGACGCGTAATGGCATTTATACTATTTTTCATCATAGTGGTAGCAGGATTTAATATCCTGGCCATACTCACCATGATTGTCCTTGAAAAATCCAAGGATATCGGCATTCTCAAAGCACTCGGTGCAACCACTCACGGTATTATGTCTATCTTCCTTTTAAATGGATTCCTTATCGGCAGCATTGGTGCAAGCATTGGATCTGCTGCAGGGTTATCAATTGTTTTAAGGATTAATTGGATTGAAAATGCTTTATACCATATGACAGGGTGGAGACCATTCCCACCTGAGGTTTATTATTTTAATCAGATCCCAACGGTAGTAAATCCGATTAGTATCGTATGTACAGCTGCCATTGCCATTGCAAGTAGCGTGATATTTAGTCTCTATCCCGCTTTAAGGGCCGCACGACTCGACCCCGTGGAGACGTTGCGTTATGAATAACTGCTTATACCCTGAATTTAATCAAAACTATTGACAGGTAACAAAATAGCTGATAGCATTACTTCATTCATTCGTTTACCGTTTTATCTTCGTATCAAACCTTACTGGGCATTATGTCTTATAAAAGGGTATGAAATTGTAGCGCCAACCCTTATAGTCAGGATTGGGAGGTGGTAAACACTGTGCTACAGATAGAATTTATATTTTCTCACAAAATATCTCTTTATTGTTTCACTATAGATATTAACCGTGGTAAATTATTACGATATCCTCGAAGTACATCAAGAAGTAAGTGCAGAAGAGATAAAGCGCTCGTTTCGAACGCTTATCAAAAAATATCATCCCGATATCCACAGTCAGAATAAGCTGTGGGCTGAATCAAAGGCCAAGATTATTATACAAGCATACAAGACGCTCTCTGACTCTGTAACGCGCGAGCAATACGACAAAAAACACAAACATCTCTTCCAGGTAAATAGAAAACCAAGACCCACACAAAAAGAAACAACAATAAACGGTGATATTCAAGCACGCATACGTGTTATTTTCTTTGACCTCTTAGAAGGCCATACAAATAATGCTATCGATAATTACGAACGTCTATTAAAAGATTTTGATACTATTGACTTTCTTTCGTACTTAAATTATCGGGATTATATCGACTGTAAATTTTTATTGGCCGAGGCTTATGAAAAACTCAAAAAATACGATATTGCCA
This is a stretch of genomic DNA from Candidatus Brocadia sp.. It encodes these proteins:
- a CDS encoding 50S ribosomal protein L1 — encoded protein: MAKRSKRYLESWNIVDSGKKYDLKEAVKLLKSFKSAKFDESVEVAMKLGIDPKQSDQLVRGSVSLPNGIGKSLKVIVFAAGEKAAIAKKAGADEVGAEELVKKVEGGWADFDVAIAASDMMRLVGKLGRVLGPQGKMPSPKSGTVTDNIETAVKEFKAGKIEYRTDAGGNVHTIVGKVSFSEKDLEDNINTFIKHIINSRPASAKGVFLEKVSVSSTMSPGIMVQI
- the tuf gene encoding elongation factor Tu gives rise to the protein MGKEVFKRTKPHVNVGTIGHVDHGKTTLTSVITHVLAKQGLAKERAYDSIDKAPEERERGITIAISHVEYETQKRHYAHVDCPGHADYVKNMITGAAQMDGAILVVSAPDGPMPQTREHILLARQVGVPRIVVFMNKVDMLEDKELLDLVEMEVRELLSKYNFPGDEIPVIRGSALKANECGCGAATCANCGPVLKLMEAVDAYIPDPVREIDKPFLMSVEDVFSIKGRGTVGTGRVERGKVKVGDEVDIVGIRPEIKKSVVTGVEMFNKTLDEGQAGDNLGVLLRGIEKDDLERGQVLAKPGSITPHRKYEAEAYILTKEEGGRHTPFFNGYRPQFYFRTTDVTGVVSLTGGAEMVMPGDNVKVNVELLTPIAMDEGLRFAIREGGKTVGAGVVTKIIE
- a CDS encoding ABC transporter permease; the encoded protein is MYNLFISLRYLRKRKISFFAVAGVAVGVMTLIVVLSVMNGFDQELRSRIRGTLAHIIILKGGMYGLEDYKQVIEKVKTFEHVAACAPYVEGPALIKLRNRKEFVYFKGIDPDAEASVGDFKSYISPFGNQPEDLLKTHGEKNTASTFGGSELFRIGPGEPEKDPGSFIQNGEQIVLVTLKEWDKISVKAFIVTGKFKSGMYDFDKNYVYIPLSVAQELTGSKEKDAVTGISVKLDDYRYANQVRDKLQAALGFEYYVQTWEDARRTFLTAVMMERRVMAFILFFIIVVAGFNILAILTMIVLEKSKDIGILKALGATTHGIMSIFLLNGFLIGSIGASIGSAAGLSIVLRINWIENALYHMTGWRPFPPEVYYFNQIPTVVNPISIVCTAAIAIASSVIFSLYPALRAARLDPVETLRYE
- the secE gene encoding preprotein translocase subunit SecE — translated: MSFFGVYRKGFGVYSRIAVGIALGILALFASVSLYNVLIDLPNVAGSARIPLIDISLSWGLVCAFLLFVFLGFLIGIFVVGFETGIRPLDNSGKKTVEFLIDTQGELQKVSWPTRYELVGSTAVVIVSVIVIGMFILGVDWFVSVVMEYIGVL
- a CDS encoding 50S ribosomal protein L10 yields the protein MANELKELVVKGLVSNYRNTNNYLVVNYQGIKALEFDRLRKDLRKKKICLEIVKNSLAAIAFKELKVTEIIDMLRGPSAVITGGEDPVIMAKETLEWSKKIPFLSLRGGFVEGATVSVDDINNLAMLPSMPVLRTQVITGINAPIVGVASAFNAVLRSLVTVFQAVKDKKEKSGE
- a CDS encoding 50S ribosomal protein L7/L12, with translation MTQVGEEKTVEPSGKIAQVLDLVAGMTLLEASQLVKAFEQKFGVSAAAVASMPVGVAAVAAEGKAAVAEEKTAFDVILKDGGANKIQVIKAVRAETNLGLKEAKDLVEGAPKTVKEGVSKEEAEKIRKSLEDAGAKVEIK
- the aroC gene encoding chorismate synthase is translated as MLYFKTAGESHGKCLVAMIEGFPAGVFIDEAVINKEMKRRQGGLGRGGRMQIEEDRVEILSGIRKNITLGSPICLMIKNSDYKIDELPAVTRPRPGHADLAGVLKYNQKDARNILERASARETAARVAVGAVAKILLSLFGIGVFGYVKGIGGINSDKLLKDIDVAQKIREKSPIYCIDQDIEERIIEKIKETAEKGDSLGGVIEVVAYGLPVGLGNHTQWDLRVDARIACALMSVQAIKGVELGLGCTAADRFGSEVHDEIFYEKPKQGKSLTGGFKRMTNNAGGIEGGLSNGEPIIARAYMKPIPTLKKPLRSVDLLTKEPITATYERSDVCAVPAASVVCESMIAFEIARAFLEKFGEDSIDEVKRNFEGYLSCF
- the rpoB gene encoding DNA-directed RNA polymerase subunit beta; this translates as MEIRNYGKIEEVIEIQNLVQIQTKAYGDFLQADVPASKRKNHGIEAILREIFPISNYDGTMSLDYIKYDLGKPRYTQDECRQLRLTYGCPFRIWLRLNRAEPIEEEVYLGEIPVMIGGGEFIINGTERVIVTQLHRSPGIDFIEEFHAEKRLHSCRIIPERGSWIELEVGKKDSLTVKIDQSGKLPATCFLRALSEEYTNDEDIIRLFYETEVVKITDFASATKLRGRYTVDKIVNPQTGEIVLEAGRQISDTLIKTITDLEIKKIEVIKKMEDPLILNSLESDFTKSHEDALLKIYARFRPGNPQQVEKARQLFYDKFFDIKRYRLGLVGRFRLNRKLGHNINETEMTLQKEDYVEAIRYIMKLRKGEAGASVDDIDNLGNRRLRTIDELAGEELRKGFLKLRRTVQERLSVKDSEQLTPRSLVNSKAIFSAIDYFFSRSELSQVLDQTNPLAQLTHERRLSALGPGGLNRKRAGFEVRDVHVSHYGRVCPIETPEGTNIGLIASLSIYATTDEYGFLITPYRIIDKGKIADKITYLRADEEENKLIAPADVLMSGKEKVEKESVLCRYNGDFHQANFKDVNYMDVSPKQLVGVSASLIPFLEHSDANRALMGSNMQRQAVPLLKTEPPIIATGMERFVAQNSSMTIQAMNAGIVTKVTADEIVIDDRDIYNLRKFVGLNEGTCLNQKPIVAEGQKVKRGEVIADGAATCRGELSLGKNVLVAFMTWDGYNFEDAIVISEALLKDDRFTSIHRDEFEVEIRETKLGREEFTRDIPNVSEKALSNLDENGVIRIGTKVKPGDILVGKIAPKSRSELSPEEKLLHAIFGRAGEDVKNESLEVPSGMEGIVINTQVFSRKSYLSDDKRQKILQEISEIEAKYDESISKEFVKMLKAIDGEIKEPLVDIQTRQTYALERGMPVKSILTLEERFDIENIEFSNKKKKDKVVEISHEYREKIEFLKDERDRKINHLKRGDELPTGVLELAKISIATKRKLSVGDKMAGRHGNKGVISKILPEEDMPFLADGTRVEMLLNPLGVPSRMNVGQILETHLGWAAKKLGFRAVTPIFEGASEDEIRTTLKDAGLPEDGKAVLYDGRTGEPFEQKVTVGYMYMLKLHHLVDEKVHARATGPYSLITQQPLGGKARFGGQRFGEMEVWALEAYGAAHNLQELLTVKSDDVEGRTKIYESMVKGENTLEAGTPASFEVLANEIAGLGLSLKLEKKKMEVLKEG
- the nusG gene encoding transcription termination/antitermination factor NusG; its protein translation is MSKQWFVLRVQSNKEDKVRDSLIELIKARGLEGLITNVLVPSEKVSEIKGGKKRITERKIYPGYIMAEVEVDEHGQIPKEVWFLIRETPGAGDFIGGQNKPVPMASYEVEKLLSDVEHKEEKPRAKIEFREGEKVRVKEGPFENYDGIVEEVLPASGRVKIMLTVFGRATPVELEYWQVEAI
- the rpmG gene encoding 50S ribosomal protein L33; translation: MREYVTMVCKICSSRNYRTPKKTQQTEKLELKKFCRYCRKHTDHKEYKK
- the rplK gene encoding 50S ribosomal protein L11, which codes for MAKEILAKIKLQCPGGQATPAPPVGPALGQHGVNIGQFVKQFNDKTKDLQGVLTPVEITVFKDKTFTFVLKSPPASVLLKQLAGIAKGSSEPNKQKVGQVTMQQLKEIASKKLADLNADNLDAAIKVVEGTARNMGIKVVD